A genomic segment from Neobacillus sp. YX16 encodes:
- a CDS encoding ROK family protein translates to MFKQFAGLTSPKTKSLKLLYSLVRKLGPVRINTLTEITGYKLVTCTRLLDELVQEGLIYDSGIGESSGGRKPLMYVIKPGAYYLIGVEITNLYTTVLLLDLKLDIVDSEKLRMDSQCTGEYTLNFVSRCVDELLSKHNIQREKLLGMGIGVLDPIDKETGVIINPHLFPAAGWDNLNIVDYLQQYNHTNVFIDNGTNLAALAEYRKNYWKETDNLVFVSSDMGIRCGTILQGRLVRNKMEMDDAMGHMVVDVHGRRCSCGSYGCLQAYSSLPAIRNEVVRRIKRDRVSFLQDRINDVDDIDFHHILNALEEEDPLCLEVVKDAAYYFGIGLSNLIFLLRPDIVVCGGTLVPKPLFYEVVSETAKNRLMHYPKSHVQIIKSTAAYNIVAQGAGCMVLDYFTEEILL, encoded by the coding sequence ATGTTCAAGCAATTTGCAGGCTTAACATCACCTAAAACAAAGAGCCTAAAACTTTTATATAGCCTAGTTCGTAAGTTAGGACCGGTCAGGATTAATACACTTACTGAAATTACTGGATACAAACTTGTGACATGTACACGGTTACTGGACGAGCTTGTTCAGGAAGGACTTATCTACGATAGTGGTATTGGGGAGTCAAGTGGAGGACGTAAACCTTTGATGTATGTCATCAAGCCTGGCGCATATTATCTAATTGGTGTTGAAATCACCAACTTATACACCACAGTGCTGCTCCTTGATTTAAAATTAGATATCGTAGACAGTGAAAAATTAAGGATGGATTCACAATGTACAGGGGAGTACACATTAAATTTTGTCTCCCGATGTGTCGATGAACTACTGTCCAAACACAATATTCAAAGAGAGAAATTGCTGGGAATGGGAATTGGCGTTCTTGATCCAATTGACAAAGAAACTGGGGTTATCATAAACCCACATCTGTTTCCTGCAGCGGGCTGGGACAACCTTAACATAGTCGACTATTTACAACAATATAATCATACTAATGTATTCATAGATAACGGAACAAATCTAGCAGCATTAGCTGAATACCGTAAAAACTATTGGAAAGAAACAGATAATTTAGTTTTCGTCTCAAGTGATATGGGAATTCGTTGCGGTACCATCTTACAAGGTAGATTGGTTCGTAATAAAATGGAGATGGATGATGCCATGGGACATATGGTAGTTGATGTACACGGACGGCGTTGCTCATGCGGCTCGTATGGTTGTCTACAAGCATATAGCAGCTTGCCAGCCATCCGTAATGAAGTGGTCCGTCGGATAAAGCGTGATCGTGTTTCTTTCCTTCAAGATAGGATTAATGATGTAGATGATATCGATTTTCATCATATTTTAAATGCTCTTGAGGAAGAAGACCCTCTTTGCCTTGAGGTAGTGAAGGATGCAGCTTATTATTTTGGCATCGGTCTTAGTAATCTAATTTTCCTTTTGCGACCGGATATAGTTGTCTGCGGAGGAACCTTAGTCCCGAAACCTCTTTTTTACGAAGTGGTCTCTGAAACAGCAAAGAATCGACTCATGCACTACCCTAAAAGTCATGTTCAGATTATAAAATCAACCGCAGCCTACAACATCGTAGCCCAGGGAGCTGGATGTATGGTACTGGATTATTTCACTGAAGAGATCCTGCTATGA
- a CDS encoding nucleotidyltransferase family protein: MPKLGAIILAAGLSKRMGKPKLLLPLKGKPLFRYPLEQAIRNHMQPICLIAGQHIQAFKTESSDLLNVEYIYNPSYEKGMSSSLKIGIENIKYRTDATFIFLADQPFVPDLVIRSMIEQFSKDTRIVRPQYHGNFGHPILIDKSLYDEFLNLEGDQGGKEIINKYKNDTKILSFDHTFWGMDIDTPEDYLKTKQLLKYD; this comes from the coding sequence ATGCCTAAGTTAGGGGCCATCATTCTTGCAGCTGGATTGTCTAAACGAATGGGCAAGCCTAAACTTTTATTGCCCCTAAAAGGAAAACCACTTTTTCGTTATCCACTTGAACAAGCAATAAGAAACCACATGCAGCCGATCTGTTTAATAGCGGGTCAACACATACAGGCCTTTAAAACCGAATCCTCGGATTTATTAAATGTAGAATATATTTATAACCCTAGCTATGAAAAAGGGATGTCATCCTCACTAAAAATTGGGATTGAAAATATTAAGTATCGTACAGATGCCACCTTCATTTTTTTAGCAGATCAGCCATTTGTTCCTGATTTGGTCATACGATCAATGATTGAACAGTTTAGTAAAGATACACGTATTGTTCGACCCCAGTATCATGGCAATTTCGGTCATCCCATTTTAATTGATAAAAGCTTATATGATGAATTTCTAAATTTAGAGGGTGACCAAGGTGGTAAAGAAATAATAAATAAATATAAAAACGATACAAAAATTCTTTCATTTGATCACACATTTTGGGGTATGGATATTGATACACCTGAAGATTATCTAAAAACTAAACAACTCTTAAAATATGATTGA
- a CDS encoding XdhC/CoxI family protein: MSQLKEFRTIMNAIKSVWEKDKKASIVMLIGVNGSAYRLPGAKMMMAEDAEMMGTISGGCLEGDIYGYAEKALQQGTPTIKNYDLSDNEIWSLGIGCKGSLEILILPAKREDPFWKLTDKLLNDEEEFSFIIEIQTGVKAIVTKNGDIIGDSEYLPSDVYESALKSLKSQKRAEIVKWEESKFVIDAIRPSQKLIVAGAGKDAIPVVEFAAKAGFSVTVLDPRSEFNIERYFPAAHHLVDLPENINPENVSNAWWVIMNHLQSRDEEALYLALKSNPKYIGVLGPVSRTHEMILNIGEDLTIGKEIFSPIGLDIGAETMEEVAISIVSELMAVRSNREGNSLKGKMKIHA; encoded by the coding sequence ATGTCACAATTAAAAGAATTTCGTACAATCATGAATGCGATTAAATCTGTTTGGGAAAAGGATAAAAAAGCTTCTATTGTTATGTTAATTGGTGTTAATGGATCAGCATACAGATTGCCAGGCGCAAAAATGATGATGGCAGAGGATGCTGAAATGATGGGAACAATCAGTGGTGGGTGCTTAGAAGGTGATATTTATGGTTATGCTGAAAAAGCTCTCCAACAAGGAACACCGACGATTAAAAACTATGATCTAAGTGACAACGAAATCTGGAGTTTGGGAATTGGCTGTAAAGGTTCATTAGAAATTCTTATCCTTCCGGCAAAAAGGGAGGATCCATTTTGGAAGTTGACTGACAAATTGTTAAACGACGAAGAGGAATTTTCTTTTATTATTGAAATACAAACAGGGGTTAAAGCAATAGTAACAAAAAATGGAGATATCATTGGTGACAGTGAATACCTTCCTTCCGACGTGTACGAAAGTGCACTAAAGAGCCTCAAATCACAAAAGCGAGCTGAAATTGTGAAATGGGAAGAGAGTAAATTTGTGATTGATGCAATTCGTCCAAGCCAAAAATTAATAGTAGCAGGTGCTGGAAAGGATGCAATACCAGTAGTAGAATTTGCTGCAAAAGCAGGATTTTCCGTAACTGTACTAGATCCGCGTAGTGAATTTAATATAGAACGTTACTTCCCTGCTGCACATCATCTTGTTGATCTGCCGGAAAATATAAATCCAGAAAATGTAAGTAATGCATGGTGGGTTATTATGAATCATTTGCAGAGTCGCGATGAAGAGGCTCTCTATCTAGCCCTAAAAAGTAATCCGAAATACATTGGTGTTTTAGGACCTGTATCAAGAACACATGAAATGATATTAAATATAGGAGAGGACCTAACCATTGGAAAAGAGATTTTTTCACCTATTGGTCTAGATATAGGCGCAGAAACGATGGAAGAAGTGGCAATAAGTATTGTTTCTGAATTGATGGCGGTACGATCCAATCGTGAGGGGAATTCACTAAAAGGGAAAATGAAGATTCATGCCTAA
- a CDS encoding MFS transporter codes for MQILLKRIKISRQERGEYMGKAALTVVESKPRFYYGYIIVALSFTAMFAAVGIRGTFGTFVTPWEEYFSVSRVSVSIVSFFSLFIYGISLVVAGRLADKIGPRKVLTYSMVLISFCLLGSYFATSIWHILILYGFIGSIGFGFASNITVSVAIVRWFKEKKGLMISIVVVGMAAGPMICTPLNVYLIEKIGWKWLFVLYGGVYALLLIPLFFLFFRDHPINDQLEEGKDTKIKEKTNKDGLFTIFRYPITWVIITTYFICGFTDVGLIYTHLVPLGEGMGYSRSLVGNAMLVYGISNIVGTIAVGYITDRFSNKKLLSILFIFRIIALLLLLNADQPILLFTFAFFYGCTDIATIAPFTMVCSKIFGINRMGSAFGMVSFFHQFGAAFGSLIPGFLFSVSLDYKSTLWLCIILLLASAIIIQTINVKKKLD; via the coding sequence TTGCAAATTTTATTGAAAAGAATAAAGATAAGCAGGCAGGAAAGGGGTGAATATATGGGAAAGGCTGCTCTTACCGTGGTAGAAAGTAAACCCAGATTTTATTATGGATATATTATCGTGGCCCTCTCTTTTACTGCTATGTTTGCAGCCGTGGGAATCCGTGGCACTTTTGGAACCTTTGTTACCCCATGGGAAGAATACTTTTCAGTTAGTCGAGTATCGGTAAGTATCGTATCTTTCTTTAGTCTTTTTATTTACGGTATTAGCCTTGTAGTTGCCGGTAGACTTGCAGATAAAATAGGGCCACGTAAAGTTTTAACCTATAGCATGGTTCTAATAAGTTTTTGCTTGTTAGGCTCATATTTTGCAACAAGTATCTGGCATATATTAATTTTATATGGTTTCATAGGCTCTATTGGATTTGGATTTGCCTCAAACATTACTGTATCCGTTGCTATCGTAAGGTGGTTTAAGGAAAAGAAGGGACTAATGATTAGTATTGTAGTAGTAGGTATGGCAGCTGGTCCGATGATTTGCACACCGTTAAATGTGTATTTAATAGAAAAGATTGGCTGGAAATGGCTCTTTGTCCTTTATGGCGGGGTTTATGCCTTACTTCTAATCCCACTATTTTTCCTATTTTTTCGCGACCATCCGATAAATGATCAGCTGGAAGAAGGAAAAGATACAAAAATTAAGGAGAAAACAAATAAAGATGGCTTATTTACAATATTTCGATATCCAATCACGTGGGTCATTATCACAACTTATTTTATATGTGGATTTACTGATGTTGGTTTGATTTATACGCATTTGGTTCCGCTAGGGGAAGGTATGGGATATTCTAGGTCTCTAGTTGGCAATGCTATGCTAGTATATGGAATCTCAAATATTGTTGGTACAATCGCCGTTGGGTATATAACTGATAGATTCAGTAATAAAAAATTACTTTCTATTTTATTTATATTTAGGATTATTGCATTACTACTATTGCTAAATGCGGATCAACCTATACTGTTATTTACTTTTGCTTTTTTTTATGGGTGTACTGATATTGCAACTATAGCCCCTTTTACAATGGTATGTTCCAAAATTTTTGGAATCAACAGAATGGGGTCAGCTTTTGGAATGGTAAGCTTTTTTCACCAATTCGGAGCTGCATTTGGTTCGTTAATTCCAGGGTTTTTATTTAGTGTCTCACTAGACTATAAATCAACACTGTGGCTTTGTATTATACTCCTACTCGCTAGCGCTATCATTATCCAAACTATTAATGTGAAGAAGAAATTAGATTGA
- a CDS encoding benzoate/H(+) symporter BenE family transporter — translation MRKGGLHPLNIPSLQQSTASIHPQNLSSGIVSGLLAVTGPPVIILEAAANGSFSDAQTIFWMFSVYFFGGLFSIVLPIYHRIPIVGAHSITGVAFLATITSQVPYNQLIGSYIISSLLIFFVGILGLFSKFMKYVPKQIIAAMMAGIITSYVVRLIVSVQHLPLIGGTALLTYLLFSKWKLRVPPVIAAVFSGFFVLFLTYNFDSAAESTIGFVVPQLQLPEFHLLNVFTVSVPLALLILSNDAAPGIGALEQNKYKPPINRIVTLSGIFSLFANLFGGQSANVAGMMTAICSGEETGLKEKRYIAAIVSGVIILLFGIFAWWMVPLIKSLPGDFVSMLAGFALIGVLGSSLNLSFSQPNMIMSVTFTFVIAMSNISVFYISAPVWALAGGALIANFIEKNKDKQAGKG, via the coding sequence ATGAGGAAGGGTGGTCTACATCCGCTAAATATACCTTCATTACAACAATCAACAGCATCGATTCATCCCCAGAATCTTTCGTCAGGTATTGTTTCTGGATTACTGGCAGTCACTGGTCCGCCCGTGATTATTTTAGAAGCAGCAGCAAATGGCAGTTTTTCAGATGCTCAAACAATTTTTTGGATGTTTTCCGTCTATTTTTTTGGAGGGCTTTTTAGTATTGTCCTTCCAATATACCATCGGATTCCCATTGTGGGTGCCCACTCCATCACAGGAGTTGCTTTCTTAGCTACCATCACTTCGCAGGTACCTTACAATCAATTAATTGGCAGCTATATTATATCAAGTCTATTAATCTTTTTCGTCGGGATTCTCGGGTTATTCTCTAAATTTATGAAATATGTTCCAAAGCAAATTATCGCAGCGATGATGGCAGGAATCATTACGAGCTATGTTGTGAGATTAATTGTTTCTGTACAACACCTGCCTCTGATTGGGGGAACCGCTTTGCTCACATATTTATTGTTTTCAAAGTGGAAATTACGAGTCCCGCCGGTGATAGCGGCCGTTTTTTCTGGATTCTTCGTTTTGTTTCTGACCTATAATTTTGATTCAGCAGCGGAAAGTACAATTGGTTTTGTGGTGCCACAATTACAACTGCCAGAATTTCATCTTTTAAACGTTTTTACCGTTTCAGTGCCTTTGGCCTTATTAATCCTGAGCAATGACGCGGCACCAGGAATCGGCGCATTGGAACAAAACAAGTATAAGCCTCCCATTAATAGAATTGTTACGTTAAGTGGAATATTTTCTCTCTTTGCAAACTTATTTGGCGGTCAGTCTGCAAATGTTGCGGGAATGATGACAGCTATTTGCTCAGGAGAGGAAACAGGTTTGAAAGAAAAAAGGTATATAGCGGCTATAGTATCAGGAGTTATTATCTTATTGTTCGGTATTTTTGCCTGGTGGATGGTGCCTCTTATTAAATCCTTACCGGGTGATTTTGTGTCAATGCTTGCAGGATTTGCTCTAATTGGCGTTTTGGGTTCCAGCCTAAATCTAAGTTTTTCGCAGCCAAACATGATAATGAGTGTTACATTTACCTTTGTTATTGCCATGTCAAACATAAGTGTATTTTATATTAGTGCACCTGTATGGGCGTTAGCAGGAGGAGCCTTAATTGCAAATTTTATTGAAAAGAATAAAGATAAGCAGGCAGGAAAGGGGTGA
- a CDS encoding ABC transporter substrate-binding protein, which yields MKKVSMAAISICTALTVMTGCASSTGSSGTSGSSSDGDISVGFLSGLTGWLGAFTKENINSILLAKDEINAAGGILDGKKINIIDVDTASTVEGSIKGYQKLVNADKAVAAIGPETESMLALLKEAPKSKVPIMSAFAGSTELDEIGGNFAFRTAASDSTIGEVRAKVLIESGIKEIAVMVGNYEGAQSDVERFRETYESLGGKILAEVTFNTGQNTYNGELKKIADVNPKLVYYSGAIDTAPTIFKSAKQRGYNWEWYVTPDVAVQEFIDVIGKDIAEGIKTIIPMEDENNEGFKRFNKDYQAKFNAKPSGGYYNANTYDLLIASALAMEAAGEASGSAINEKIREVTNPPGKVVTTFEEGLKELRAGNDIDYQGASGPIDFDQHGNVLSSYALMEVKDGEWKQNEFFTADFLE from the coding sequence ATGAAGAAAGTATCGATGGCTGCTATATCAATTTGTACTGCGCTGACCGTTATGACTGGATGCGCAAGTTCTACAGGAAGTTCAGGTACTAGTGGCTCAAGCAGTGATGGTGATATTAGCGTTGGATTTTTATCAGGGCTTACTGGCTGGCTTGGAGCGTTTACAAAAGAGAATATCAATTCTATTTTATTGGCAAAAGATGAAATTAACGCAGCAGGTGGAATCCTAGACGGAAAGAAAATTAATATTATCGACGTAGATACAGCTTCTACTGTTGAAGGCTCTATTAAAGGGTATCAAAAGCTGGTCAATGCAGATAAGGCTGTTGCAGCCATTGGACCTGAAACCGAATCTATGCTTGCTTTATTAAAAGAAGCGCCAAAATCAAAAGTGCCGATCATGTCCGCTTTTGCAGGCTCAACAGAACTTGATGAAATTGGCGGGAATTTTGCATTCCGAACAGCGGCATCGGATTCAACGATTGGAGAGGTTCGTGCAAAAGTATTGATTGAGAGCGGTATTAAAGAAATAGCTGTTATGGTAGGAAATTACGAAGGTGCCCAAAGTGATGTTGAGAGATTTAGAGAAACGTATGAAAGTTTGGGCGGTAAGATTCTAGCAGAGGTAACCTTTAATACTGGCCAGAATACGTACAATGGTGAATTGAAAAAGATTGCCGATGTGAATCCAAAATTAGTATATTATTCTGGTGCGATTGACACAGCACCTACGATTTTTAAATCAGCAAAGCAAAGAGGTTATAATTGGGAATGGTATGTAACACCAGACGTTGCTGTACAAGAATTTATTGATGTTATTGGAAAGGATATCGCTGAAGGAATTAAGACCATAATTCCAATGGAAGATGAAAATAATGAAGGCTTCAAGCGATTCAACAAGGACTACCAGGCCAAGTTTAATGCTAAACCATCTGGCGGATACTATAATGCCAATACGTATGACTTATTAATTGCTTCTGCTTTAGCTATGGAAGCAGCAGGTGAAGCAAGCGGCAGTGCGATTAATGAAAAAATCCGTGAAGTCACGAACCCTCCGGGCAAGGTAGTTACGACCTTTGAAGAGGGACTTAAGGAACTGCGTGCAGGAAACGATATTGACTATCAAGGTGCCTCTGGTCCCATTGACTTTGACCAACACGGAAATGTATTATCTTCCTATGCTTTAATGGAAGTTAAAGATGGCGAATGGAAACAAAATGAGTTTTTCACTGCAGATTTTCTTGAATAG